The region ATGGGGAAGAAATTGAAGCAGATAAAGGCAGTCTTTTAATAGACAGCCTTTTAGATAGAGATATTCATATTCCTCACTTTTGTTATCACCAAGCTTTAGGAAAAGATGGAAACTGTAGAATGTGTATGGTTGAAATCGAGGGTCAAAAAAGACCACAAATTGCGTGTGATACTCCTGTAAAAGAGGGAATGATTGTAAGAACAAAAGGTGAAAAAATTGAAAAAGTAAGAAAAGATATTCTTGAACTTGAATTAATTAATCACCCTATTGACTGTCCTACATGTGACCAAGCAGGAGAATGTAAACTACAAGACTACTATATGGAGTCTGGTTTTTATCAATCAAGAGTTGATGTTAACCAAAAAGTTACAGCTAGAAAAAGAGTTGAACTTGGAAGCAATGTTATGCTTGACCAAGAAAGATGTGTACTTTGTACAAGATGTGTAAGATTTTGTTCAGAAATCACAGGTACAAATGAACTTGGAGTTATAAGTAGAGCAGATCACTCTGTTATTGGAACCTTCCCAGGAAGACCACTATCTAACCCATATGCAATGAATGTGGTAGATATATGCCCAGTTGGAGCATTAACTTCACAAGATTTCAGATTTAAACAAAGAGTTTGGTTTTTAGAGACTTTTGATGCAATTTGTAATGGATGTTCTAGAGGATGCAACATTACAGTTGACCATAGAAAAGAGAAATATAAAGATGATCAAATTTTTAGATTCAAGCCAAGAGTTAATAAAGCAGTTAATGGTTGGTTTATGTGTGATGAAGGAAGACTTTCATACAAAAATGAAGCTGAAAATAGATTTGAAACTGCATTAATGGATGGAGAAGAGACTCTTTTTGATAATGCAATTACAAAAGCTTTTAAAATCTTAACACAAAAAAATAAAACT is a window of Halarcobacter sp. DNA encoding:
- a CDS encoding 2Fe-2S iron-sulfur cluster-binding protein, with the translated sequence MSELVKFTVDGEEIEADKGSLLIDSLLDRDIHIPHFCYHQALGKDGNCRMCMVEIEGQKRPQIACDTPVKEGMIVRTKGEKIEKVRKDILELELINHPIDCPTCDQAGECKLQDYYMESGFYQSRVDVNQKVTARKRVELGSNVMLDQERCVLCTRCVRFCSEITGTNELGVISRADHSVIGTFPGRPLSNPYAMNVVDICPVGALTSQDFRFKQRVWFLETFDAICNGCSRGCNITVDHRKEKYKDDQIFRFKPRVNKAVNGWFMCDEGRLSYKNEAENRFETALMDGEETLFDNAITKAFKILTQKNKTLFLLDPSLSLEEMQNAKKLAEVLNTNISGYAPQYIDETFGDDYLKKNDKSANRASYKELDIDESEENFNKLVKESDTIVILGNTYFDKNLDLLSNKKVISFFSHKNETVSKSGIAIPVASFYEKSGTYINFEGIKQRVISKMKKDNPKETITSIIEYIKTMIDKGSL